From the genome of Hyperolius riggenbachi isolate aHypRig1 chromosome 9, aHypRig1.pri, whole genome shotgun sequence, one region includes:
- the LOC137533518 gene encoding olfactory receptor 5V1-like, protein MKNINETRVKEFILLGFSNLQNLQIIIFCLVFLAYIVCVFVNIIIIYLIKMEPSLHNPMYFFISMFATSKIMFISTTIPKFLAVLMQGKQTITFIGCFVQLYVFNALGEIECFLLLLMVFDRYLALNKPLKYSAIMNTEHCTQMALFPWVAGIFLSCFPTYFTVGMEFCGPNEINHFFCDLAPLQHLACSDPFESNLVKSVTALVAIVLPFIGIVILYIHIIVTVLKIKSREGRKKAFSTCSSHLISVCLFYGTAMIVYIRPNGSQYDKYLALTYTVVTPLLNPFIYALRNRGVKIASRKLLKWPFK, encoded by the coding sequence ATGAAAAATATCAATGAAACCAGGGTGAAAGAATTTATTCTGTTGGGTTTTTCCAATTTACAGAATTTACAAATCATTATTTTCTGTCTTGTTTTTCTAGCCTACATTGTATGTGTCTTTGtaaatattattataatttactTGATTAAAATGGAGCCTTCTCTTCACAACCCTATGTACTTTTTTATTAGCATgtttgcaacttccaaaataatgTTTATCTCAACAACGATTCCAAAGTTCTTAGCTGTCCTAATGCAAGGAAAGCAGACCATAACCTTTATTGGGTGTTTTGTGCAACTATATGTTTTCAATGCATTAGGCGAGATTGAATGCTTTCTTCTTCTATTGATGGTCTTTGATCGATACTTGGCTCTCAACAAACCATTGAAATATTCAGCAATTATGAACACTGAACATTGTACTCAGATGGCTTTGTTTCCATGGGTGGCTGGCATCTTTTTGTCTTGTTTCCCCACATATTTTACAGTTGGTATGGAATTTTGTGGACCAAATGAAATCAACCACTTCTTTTGTGATCTGGCTccattgcagcatttggcatgtTCTGACCCTTTTGAAAGCAATCTAGTTAAAAGTGTGACAGCTCTTGTTGCAATTGTCTTACCATTTATTGGGATTGTAATATTATACATTCATATTATAGTTACTGTGTTAAAAATTAAAAGTAGGGAAGGTAGAAAGAAAGCTTTTTCAACCTGCTCATCTCATCTTATTTCAGTCTGCCTGTTTTATGGTACTGCTATGATTGTGTATATCAGACCTAATGGCAGCCAATATGACAAATATCTTGCACTCACATACACTGTTGTTACTCCTCTCCTGAATCCCTTCATTTATGCTTTAAGAAATCGAGGAGTAAAAATTGCATCTAGAAAACTACTTAAATGGccttttaaatga